In Apis cerana isolate GH-2021 linkage group LG6, AcerK_1.0, whole genome shotgun sequence, the following are encoded in one genomic region:
- the LOC107993725 gene encoding potassium voltage-gated channel subfamily H member 1-like: MMLHAEHECEIAEEENDILFLPGRGIFQRLRDILRLSLLPSRKNPAAFYFLRSSAAIVQEKRRQWRSFPNIIHPFSLFRHIWDISMIIIISLVLIIIPYQASIGIREKRITSIIIKNILLVICCCDIIVNLRTG, from the exons ATGATGCTCCATGCGGAACACGAATGCGAAATAgctgaagaagaaaatgatataCTGTTTCTTCCCGGTAGAggtatatttcaaagattgaGAGACATTTTACGTCTCTCATTGTTACCCTCACGAAAGAATCCAgctgctttttattttttacgaagCAGTGCTGCCATAGTTCAAGAAAAACGTCGCCAATGGCGAAGTTTTCCGAATATCATTCATCCATTCAGCTTATTCAG GCACATTTGGGACATATCGATGATAATCATAATATCTCTTGTACTGATCATCATCCCCTATCAGGCTTCCATTGGAATAAGGGAAAAGAGAATAACTTCGATCATTATAAAGAACATCTTGTTGGTAATCTGTTGCTGCGACATAATAGTGAATCTTAGAACAGggtaa
- the LOC133666363 gene encoding potassium/sodium hyperpolarization-activated cyclic nucleotide-gated channel 1-like gives MPNLFFRYFDKDVHSTELDPKKIVDNYLKRGTFIVDFIGSFPTDILFLGALELTIARKWTSLLCIFRIFSLANYIEKITSLYNIPLIVKLLFVLTFWLLLFFHWQSCLQWLIPLINKSIYELKRPANTSWIEVANLWDVSRSEQYLRSLKRAITTFMRVGLIYIHLDNAGEVYLIILIRILGMIVPWFIVTCVLNFLQGENSSRLRYQGTVAQLKHFMRHKQLPYPTQKRIIQYYEFRFQYRFFRESEIINTISTQMRHEIRMHTCRKLVENVTFFNNLPLTLLGQIVALLKFEIFLTNDVIVRVNQPGDCMYFIASGTVGIYTDSGKEVCHLDDGAHFGEVALIMPNELRVASVVAVEMCELYRLNRADFMRTIHPYPMLWERIKKIAIERHEKTMILTK, from the coding sequence ATGCCAAATTTATTCTTCAGGTACTTCGACAAAGACGTGCATTCCACGGAGTTGGATCCAAAGAAAATAGTCGATAATTATCTAAAGCGTGGCACATTTATCGTGGATTTCATCGGTTCCTTTCCAACCGATATCTTGTTTTTAGGCGCGCTAGAGTTAACAATAGCCCGGAAATGGACGTCCCTATTATGCATCTTCCGCATTTTCTCTCTCGCCAATTACATCGAGAAGATAACCTCCCTCTACAACATACCCCTAATCGTCAAACTGTTGTTCGTGTTAACATTCTGGTTGCTGCTGTTTTTCCACTGGCAAAGCTGTTTGCAATGGTTGAtaccattaataaataaatcgatatacgAGCTGAAACGTCCCGCCAACACATCGTGGATCGAGGTGGCAAACTTGTGGGACGTTTCCAGGAGTGAACAGTATCTGCGCAGTTTAAAACGTGCCATAACCACGTTTATGAGAGTCGGCCTGATTTACATACACCTGGACAACGCGGGTGAAGTTTATCTGATCATATTGATCCGTATATTGGGCATGATCGTGCCCTGGTTCATAGTGACGTGCGTGTTGAATTTCCTCCAAGGTGAGAACAGCTCCCGTTTGAGATACCAGGGCACCGTGGCCCAGTTGAAACACTTCATGAGGCACAAACAATTACCGTATCCCACCCAGAAACGGATCATCCAGTACTACGAGTTCCGTTTCCAGTATCGATTCTTCCGCGAGTCGGAAATAATAAACACGATATCGACCCAGATGCGCCACGAGATAAGGATGCACACGTGCCGGAAGCTTGTCGAGAACGTGACGTTCTTTAACAATTTGCCGTTGACGTTGCTCGGCCAAATCGTGGCCTTGTTGAAGTTCGAGATATTCTTGACCAACGACGTGATCGTGAGGGTGAATCAGCCCGGTGATTGTATGTACTTCATAGCCTCGGGCACGGTGGGGATTTACACGGACTCGGGCAAGGAGGTGTGCCATTTGGACGACGGGGCTCACTTCGGCGAGGTCGCGCTTATCATGCCCAACGAGCTCAGGGTGGCAAGCGTGGTGGCTGTTGAGATGTGCGAGTTGTACCGGTTGAATCGTGCCGACTTCATGAGAACGATACATCCGTACCCTATGCTGTGGGAGAGGATCAAGAAGATCGCGATCGAGAGGCACGAGAAAACGATGATACTCACTAAGTAA